The Sphingobium sp. BYY-5 genome includes a window with the following:
- the rutC gene encoding pyrimidine utilization protein C, whose protein sequence is MPFEPINPPQFPTPIAPYSAGAKAGSTVYVSGVLALGEGGVVLHVGDAAAQTRHVLEVIKTTVETAGGAMTDIAMNHIFLKDLNDYAAFNAVYAEYFPGDKPARYCIKGDLVKPDCLVEIASVVHLG, encoded by the coding sequence ATGCCTTTCGAACCGATCAATCCGCCGCAATTCCCCACCCCGATTGCGCCCTATTCGGCCGGGGCGAAGGCGGGCAGCACGGTCTATGTCTCGGGTGTGCTGGCGCTGGGCGAGGGCGGCGTGGTACTTCATGTGGGCGATGCCGCCGCGCAGACACGCCATGTGCTGGAGGTCATCAAGACCACGGTCGAGACGGCGGGCGGCGCCATGACAGACATCGCCATGAACCATATTTTCCTCAAAGACCTCAATGACTACGCCGCCTTCAACGCGGTCTACGCCGAGTATTTTCCGGGCGACAAACCGGCGCGCTACTGCATCAAGGGCGATCTGGTGAAGCCGGACTGCCTCGTCGAGATCGCCTCGGTCGTCCATCTTGGCTGA
- the rutB gene encoding pyrimidine utilization protein B, which produces MSEAIVDPAPARSGPSAVLQARPEAIRLDAATTAVIVVDMQNAYASKGGYVDEAGFDVGPAASVIPKIAEVVDVARAAGIAVVFLQNGWDSGYVEAGTPLSPNWHKSNALKTMRARPALAGKFLARGGWDYELVDTLNVHEGDLRVHKPRYSAFFNSQLDSVLRARGIRTLIFTGIATNVCVESTLRDGFHLEYFGVLLEDAVHHLGPDFIREASLYNVEKFFGWVSSVTDFRTAVGQLPSKEP; this is translated from the coding sequence GTGAGCGAAGCAATCGTCGATCCCGCCCCCGCGCGTTCCGGCCCCTCAGCGGTGCTGCAGGCGCGGCCCGAAGCAATCCGGCTCGATGCCGCAACGACGGCGGTCATCGTCGTCGACATGCAGAACGCCTATGCCAGCAAGGGCGGCTATGTGGACGAGGCCGGCTTCGATGTCGGCCCGGCGGCCAGCGTGATCCCGAAGATCGCCGAAGTCGTCGATGTGGCGCGCGCAGCGGGGATAGCAGTGGTGTTCCTGCAAAATGGCTGGGACTCCGGCTATGTCGAGGCGGGCACGCCGCTTTCGCCTAACTGGCACAAGTCCAACGCGCTCAAGACCATGCGGGCGCGGCCCGCGCTTGCCGGCAAGTTCCTCGCGCGAGGTGGCTGGGATTATGAACTTGTCGATACCCTCAATGTCCATGAGGGCGACCTTCGCGTGCACAAGCCGCGCTATTCGGCGTTCTTCAACTCACAGCTTGATTCCGTGCTGCGCGCACGCGGCATCCGCACGCTGATCTTCACGGGTATCGCCACCAATGTCTGCGTCGAATCGACCCTGCGCGATGGGTTCCACCTCGAATATTTCGGCGTGTTGCTGGAAGATGCCGTCCATCACCTCGGGCCGGACTTCATCCGCGAGGCTAGCCTCTACAATGTCGAGAAATTCTTCGGCTGGGTGAGCAGCGTCACCGATTTTCGCACCGCCGTCGGCCAGCTTCCATCAAAGGAGCCATGA
- a CDS encoding PAS domain S-box protein, translating to MRDTDTTPGDFPGEEERQFDEPRSDLTTQDILEALPEAVYTTDAKGCITFYNKAASAMWGIAPQIGMSEFCSSWKLYWPDGTPLPHDECPMATALRERKAIRGLDVVAERPDGTRVSFLAFPTPVFDAEGNLIGAVNMLVDLTEQLITDEAAQRFRAIVESSDDAILAKDLNGRIVNWNQGAERLFGYSAEEAIGKPVTMLIPMDRHNEELNILSRIRRGERIDHYETIRRRKDGSLIEISLSVSPIRSRDGRIIGASKIARDITERRRAEERQQLLIREMDHRVKNLFTLAGSLVTLSARSAATPADLAFTVSARLNALSQAHSLTVPRKSEATDRREQQTTLHALIKTITAPYDDEVDIQSRIAISGPDIAIAGGALTSLALLLHEFTTNAAKYGALSVPEGRVEISCADEGDHITLDWSERGGPTADHQTQDDGFGTLLVSATVQGQLGGEISRDWKPQGLSIHLMAAKDRLGT from the coding sequence ATGCGAGATACCGACACCACCCCTGGCGACTTTCCGGGAGAGGAGGAGCGGCAGTTCGATGAACCCAGAAGTGATTTAACGACTCAGGATATCCTCGAGGCGCTGCCCGAGGCTGTTTATACGACGGACGCGAAGGGCTGCATCACCTTCTATAACAAGGCGGCCTCCGCGATGTGGGGCATCGCCCCGCAAATCGGCATGAGCGAATTTTGCAGCTCCTGGAAACTCTATTGGCCAGACGGCACGCCTCTGCCGCACGATGAATGCCCGATGGCAACGGCCCTCAGGGAACGGAAAGCCATACGTGGCCTCGATGTAGTCGCTGAACGACCGGACGGCACACGCGTTTCCTTCCTCGCCTTCCCGACACCCGTTTTCGATGCGGAAGGCAACCTGATCGGCGCGGTCAACATGCTGGTCGATCTGACCGAGCAACTCATAACCGACGAAGCGGCACAGCGGTTTCGGGCAATCGTCGAATCTTCCGACGACGCCATTCTGGCTAAAGATTTGAACGGCAGGATCGTCAACTGGAACCAGGGTGCGGAGCGCCTGTTCGGCTATTCCGCGGAGGAAGCTATCGGCAAACCCGTCACGATGCTCATTCCGATGGACCGACATAATGAAGAGCTGAACATCCTATCTCGCATCCGGCGCGGCGAACGCATTGATCACTATGAAACCATCCGGCGACGCAAGGATGGCAGCCTGATCGAGATTTCGCTGTCGGTTTCACCAATCAGAAGTCGCGATGGTCGCATCATCGGCGCATCGAAAATCGCTCGCGACATTACGGAACGCCGACGCGCGGAGGAACGGCAACAGCTCCTGATCCGCGAAATGGATCATCGTGTGAAAAACCTGTTTACGCTCGCCGGAAGCCTGGTGACTTTGAGTGCCCGCTCGGCGGCCACGCCCGCCGACCTCGCATTCACAGTCTCGGCGCGTCTGAACGCACTCAGTCAGGCTCACTCGCTGACCGTTCCGCGAAAGTCCGAAGCGACGGACAGGCGCGAGCAACAAACGACCCTGCACGCGTTGATCAAGACAATCACCGCTCCCTATGATGATGAGGTCGACATTCAATCGCGCATTGCGATCTCCGGGCCGGATATTGCCATTGCGGGCGGCGCGTTGACCAGCTTGGCGCTGCTCCTTCACGAGTTCACCACGAATGCGGCCAAATATGGAGCCCTTTCCGTGCCCGAAGGCCGGGTAGAAATATCCTGTGCCGACGAGGGCGACCACATCACCCTCGATTGGAGCGAACGGGGTGGGCCTACCGCCGATCATCAAACCCAGGATGATGGTTTTGGCACCCTCCTCGTTAGTGCCACGGTCCAAGGGCAGCTTGGCGGTGAGATTTCTCGTGATTGGAAACCTCAGGGTCTGTCGATCCACCTCATGGCTGCAAAAGATCGCCTTGGTACGTAG
- a CDS encoding catalase — protein MATDDSKTITGNGGETHQQAVTGSNPDTILTTNQGIRVSDNQNSLRSGARGPTLLEDFVLREKIFHFDHERIPERIVHARGSGAHGFFEATEDISHLTKAALFRKGEKTEVFARFSTVAGGAGSVDTPRDVRGFAVKFYTTEGNWDLVGNNMPVFFIQDAIKFPDLIHAVKMEADRAYPQAGSAHDTFWDWASLMPETTHMLMWAMSDRALPRSLRMMEGFGIHTYLLVNEAGENSFVKFHWKPKLGVQSTIWDEALKLQAADNDYHRRDLFEAIDTGAFPEWELGIQLFDKAFADAQPYDVLDPTKLIPEEDIPVRIIGRMVLNRNVDNFFAETEQVAFCPGNIVPGIDFSNDPLLQGRLFSYLDTQKSRLGTANFHQIPVNAPRCPFQNFQRDGQMQTIVPKGRANYEPNSLAAHGEEGGPRECPTSGFTTSTSPTGPDETGEKLRVRADTFADHFSQARLFFRSQTPSEQAHIASSFVFELSKVGLLDQVPPRMVANLRNVDEELAKRVADGLGIPLPKKAKAAKEPIDMAPSDALSIHKNMKLTLEGRAVGVLIADGTDANELKTLVAAITKAKGKAIIVAPKVGGAKLSDGSMQKADGQLMGSPSQIFDAVALVLSDAGAKTLVKESAAVQFVVDAFGHLKAIGASAAVKPLLDKAGIEPDQGVSVLDASFIEAAARRFYDREPGIRSLA, from the coding sequence ATGGCGACCGACGACAGCAAGACGATCACCGGCAATGGAGGCGAGACGCACCAACAGGCCGTGACGGGTTCAAACCCGGACACAATCCTGACCACCAACCAGGGCATTCGCGTCTCCGACAATCAGAATAGTCTCAGATCCGGCGCACGCGGCCCGACGCTGCTGGAGGACTTCGTTCTCCGCGAGAAAATCTTCCACTTCGATCACGAGCGCATTCCCGAGCGCATCGTTCACGCACGGGGTTCCGGGGCGCATGGCTTTTTCGAAGCCACCGAGGACATCTCCCATCTGACCAAGGCCGCGTTGTTCCGGAAGGGGGAGAAGACCGAGGTCTTCGCCCGCTTCTCAACGGTCGCCGGTGGCGCCGGCTCGGTCGACACGCCGCGCGACGTGCGCGGATTCGCCGTGAAATTCTACACCACCGAAGGCAATTGGGATCTGGTCGGCAACAATATGCCGGTGTTCTTCATCCAGGACGCGATCAAATTTCCCGATCTGATCCATGCCGTGAAGATGGAGGCCGATCGCGCCTACCCGCAAGCCGGGAGCGCGCACGATACCTTCTGGGACTGGGCCTCGTTGATGCCCGAAACGACCCATATGCTGATGTGGGCGATGTCCGATCGCGCGCTGCCGCGCAGTCTCCGCATGATGGAGGGTTTCGGCATTCACACCTACCTGCTGGTCAATGAGGCGGGAGAAAACAGCTTCGTCAAATTCCACTGGAAACCCAAGCTTGGCGTGCAGTCGACGATCTGGGACGAGGCGCTGAAACTTCAGGCGGCGGACAATGACTATCATCGCCGTGACTTGTTCGAGGCAATCGACACCGGAGCGTTCCCTGAATGGGAATTGGGCATACAGCTATTCGACAAGGCGTTTGCCGATGCGCAGCCCTACGATGTGCTCGATCCTACCAAGCTCATCCCCGAAGAGGATATTCCGGTCCGAATCATCGGCCGCATGGTGCTCAATCGCAACGTCGACAATTTCTTCGCCGAAACCGAACAGGTCGCATTCTGCCCCGGCAACATCGTGCCCGGCATCGACTTCTCGAACGACCCGCTGCTGCAAGGCCGATTGTTCAGTTATCTCGACACGCAGAAATCGCGGCTCGGCACCGCCAATTTCCACCAAATTCCGGTGAATGCGCCGCGCTGCCCGTTCCAGAATTTTCAGCGCGACGGGCAGATGCAGACGATTGTGCCCAAAGGCCGTGCCAATTACGAACCCAATAGCCTTGCCGCGCACGGTGAGGAAGGAGGACCGCGCGAATGTCCGACAAGCGGCTTTACGACATCCACGTCGCCGACCGGCCCCGACGAGACGGGCGAAAAACTGCGGGTGCGTGCCGACACATTTGCCGATCATTTCAGCCAGGCGCGATTGTTCTTTCGTTCGCAAACGCCAAGCGAACAGGCCCATATCGCCTCATCCTTCGTTTTCGAACTGTCGAAGGTCGGCCTGCTTGACCAGGTACCGCCCCGTATGGTGGCCAATCTGCGCAACGTCGATGAGGAACTGGCCAAGCGCGTTGCCGACGGGCTCGGCATTCCTTTGCCAAAGAAAGCCAAAGCAGCGAAGGAGCCCATCGACATGGCGCCGTCTGATGCGCTGTCGATCCACAAGAACATGAAACTGACGCTCGAAGGTCGCGCGGTTGGCGTGCTCATTGCTGACGGCACGGATGCGAACGAACTCAAGACATTGGTCGCGGCAATCACCAAGGCCAAGGGCAAGGCGATAATTGTGGCGCCAAAGGTCGGCGGCGCCAAACTCTCGGATGGCAGCATGCAGAAGGCCGATGGCCAGTTGATGGGTTCTCCGTCGCAAATTTTTGATGCGGTGGCGCTCGTCCTCTCGGACGCAGGCGCCAAGACGTTGGTCAAGGAAAGCGCCGCGGTGCAGTTTGTCGTGGATGCGTTCGGGCACCTGAAAGCGATCGGCGCAAGCGCAGCAGTTAAGCCATTGCTCGACAAGGCAGGAATCGAGCCCGATCAAGGAGTGTCGGTGCTTGATGCCAGCTTTATCGAGGCGGCGGCGAGACGCTTTTACGATCGCGAACCCGGTATTCGTAGCCTTGCCTGA
- a CDS encoding TonB-dependent receptor: MSWAALGSAGIAMAQEATEDEASAEIVVVGSQIKGAKINEALPVTVVSTDEIRNSAAVSGDELFRSIPQFGDVQFNSQYLPGSSNGARGDIGSLDLRSLGIGNTLVLLNGRRVVAHPTSQANDQLVPVLSYNTNAIPVNGLERLEVLRDGAAAIYGADAVAGVVNTVLKTDYQGAELSLQYGGAEGTGLREFNGNGVIGTNFAENRGNITLFGSYDHGTGLESTEQYFTASSDKRDLFDGTRFEGATSLDGRSTTTPFANLRTYGNRAVIYNRTALTNASGQFHLQPTSSTGCVATVGNDRCIQNGAMATAGADRDLRYDTQAQGVSIMPRLNRINLFMTGHYDLSDDVSFFTEAGFYRSKTKAQQSPVATLSSIPVYVPASNYWNPLGQAVFANGTANPNRLAGTNAPTSGLPLTINNYLFEDFGPMNITVTNQQFRLLAGLRGEYKGFNWESAVSYSEAWARDVSDNISRTKLQEYLARSTPDAYNIFGTSVNSQSTIDAMREDLTRYTKSTLATYDFRVSKADLFTLPGGNVGFAAGIEARRETQLDDRDPRIDGTITYTDPLTGAAAGDFVNSALNSDTSGHREVFGAYAEFAVPVISPEMEIPLVQAFNVQLAGRYEHYSDFGDVAVPKVAAAWDVVRGIRFRGSWAKSFRAPNLEQTNATVVTRANTRTDWIMCEADELAGRITNFSQCSRAQITSARRSGNPDLKPERAKTLSFGVVLEPPLPEGVGNLTFTADWWRVRQTGLVGIFGEGNALILDYLLRKEGSSNPNVIRATPTASDDEAFAGTGLTPAGEVLYVLDQYTNLQPQTVKGLDFNLTYRTPETGIGRFNLAVNASHFLKYYQEPSPGIAALLAAQDAGDIDAAVNISGGRSLLQLDRKPKWRGSASLTWTLNNVTVGAFAQYTGKVYDTSLIDSDGDYWAVKATTTANLYAQYRFTQGSLDGTSVRLGVRNLFDKAPPLSSSGYQGQLYSPLRRYWYLNISHKF, from the coding sequence ATGAGCTGGGCAGCGCTTGGCAGCGCGGGCATCGCGATGGCGCAGGAAGCGACCGAAGACGAAGCGTCGGCGGAAATCGTCGTTGTCGGATCGCAGATCAAGGGCGCCAAGATCAACGAAGCGCTTCCCGTTACGGTGGTGTCGACCGACGAAATCAGGAATTCGGCGGCCGTATCGGGCGACGAACTGTTCCGTTCCATTCCCCAGTTCGGTGACGTTCAGTTCAACAGCCAGTATCTGCCCGGCAGTTCCAACGGCGCGCGCGGCGACATCGGGTCGCTCGACCTGCGCAGCCTGGGCATCGGCAACACGCTGGTGCTGTTGAACGGCCGTCGTGTCGTCGCCCATCCGACCAGCCAGGCGAACGACCAGCTCGTGCCGGTGCTGAGCTACAACACCAATGCCATCCCCGTGAACGGGCTGGAGCGGCTGGAAGTGCTGCGCGATGGCGCGGCGGCGATCTACGGCGCGGACGCCGTGGCGGGCGTGGTCAACACCGTGCTCAAGACCGATTATCAGGGCGCCGAGCTGTCGCTGCAATATGGCGGCGCGGAAGGCACCGGCCTGCGCGAATTCAACGGCAATGGCGTGATCGGGACGAATTTCGCCGAAAATCGCGGCAACATCACCCTGTTCGGCAGCTACGACCATGGCACGGGCCTTGAATCGACCGAACAATATTTCACCGCCTCGTCCGACAAGCGCGACCTGTTCGATGGCACACGCTTCGAGGGGGCGACCTCGCTCGATGGCCGATCCACGACCACGCCCTTCGCGAACCTGCGCACCTATGGCAACAGGGCCGTTATCTACAACCGCACTGCGCTGACCAATGCGTCGGGCCAGTTCCATCTGCAACCGACCAGCAGCACAGGCTGCGTCGCGACGGTGGGCAACGACCGGTGCATCCAGAATGGCGCGATGGCGACGGCGGGCGCGGATCGCGATCTGCGCTATGACACCCAAGCGCAGGGCGTTTCGATCATGCCGCGCCTCAACCGCATCAACCTGTTCATGACGGGCCATTACGACCTGTCGGACGATGTCAGCTTCTTTACCGAAGCCGGCTTCTATCGCAGCAAGACCAAGGCGCAGCAAAGCCCGGTCGCGACACTTAGTTCGATCCCGGTCTATGTACCCGCCAGCAACTACTGGAACCCGCTGGGCCAGGCCGTATTCGCCAACGGCACGGCCAATCCAAACCGCCTGGCCGGAACCAATGCGCCGACTTCGGGCCTGCCCCTCACCATCAACAATTATCTGTTCGAAGACTTCGGACCGATGAACATCACCGTGACCAACCAGCAATTCCGCCTTCTGGCCGGTTTGCGCGGCGAGTATAAGGGGTTCAATTGGGAAAGCGCGGTCAGCTATTCGGAAGCCTGGGCGCGGGATGTCAGCGACAATATCAGCCGCACCAAGTTGCAGGAATATCTCGCGCGCTCGACACCTGATGCCTATAATATCTTCGGCACCTCGGTGAACAGTCAGTCGACCATCGATGCGATGCGCGAAGATTTGACCCGCTACACCAAGTCGACTCTGGCCACCTATGACTTCCGTGTATCGAAGGCCGACCTGTTCACCCTGCCCGGTGGCAATGTCGGCTTTGCCGCCGGCATCGAAGCGCGTCGCGAGACCCAGCTTGACGATCGCGATCCGCGTATTGACGGGACGATCACCTATACCGATCCGCTGACAGGTGCGGCGGCTGGCGATTTCGTCAACTCCGCACTCAACAGCGACACCAGCGGCCATCGCGAAGTGTTCGGCGCCTATGCGGAATTCGCAGTGCCGGTCATTTCGCCGGAAATGGAAATCCCGCTGGTCCAGGCCTTCAATGTCCAGCTCGCCGGGCGCTACGAACATTATAGCGACTTTGGCGATGTCGCCGTGCCCAAGGTCGCCGCCGCATGGGATGTCGTGCGCGGCATCCGTTTCCGCGGGTCGTGGGCCAAGTCCTTCCGCGCGCCGAACCTGGAGCAAACCAACGCGACGGTCGTGACCCGCGCCAACACCCGCACCGACTGGATCATGTGCGAAGCCGATGAACTGGCTGGTCGGATCACCAACTTCTCCCAATGTTCGCGCGCGCAGATTACGTCGGCACGCCGTTCCGGCAATCCCGACCTCAAGCCCGAACGCGCCAAGACCCTGTCGTTCGGCGTGGTGCTGGAGCCACCGCTGCCCGAAGGCGTGGGCAACCTGACCTTCACCGCCGACTGGTGGCGCGTGCGCCAGACCGGCCTGGTCGGCATCTTCGGCGAAGGCAACGCACTGATCCTGGACTATCTGCTGCGCAAGGAGGGATCGAGCAATCCCAACGTCATCCGCGCGACGCCCACGGCATCGGATGACGAGGCCTTTGCCGGCACCGGCCTGACGCCCGCGGGCGAGGTTCTCTATGTCCTCGACCAATATACCAATTTGCAACCGCAGACGGTGAAGGGGCTGGACTTCAACCTGACCTATCGCACGCCCGAAACGGGCATTGGCCGCTTCAACCTGGCGGTCAATGCATCGCACTTCCTGAAATATTATCAGGAACCCTCGCCAGGCATCGCCGCCCTGCTGGCGGCGCAGGATGCGGGCGACATTGATGCGGCTGTGAACATTTCGGGCGGCCGCAGCCTGTTGCAGTTGGACCGCAAACCCAAATGGCGCGGCTCCGCCTCGCTCACCTGGACGCTCAACAATGTGACGGTCGGCGCCTTCGCCCAATATACGGGCAAGGTCTATGACACGAGCCTGATCGATAGCGATGGCGACTATTGGGCGGTCAAGGCGACCACCACGGCGAACCTTTATGCTCAGTATCGCTTCACGCAGGGATCGCTGGACGGGACGAGCGTCCGCCTGGGCGTGCGCAATCTGTTCGACAAGGCCCCGCCTCTGTCGTCCAGCGGTTATCAGGGACAGCTTTATTCACCGCTGCGCCGTTATTGGTATCTGAACATCAGCCACAAATTCTGA
- a CDS encoding zinc-dependent metalloprotease, which produces MKAVRALPLVALMILSAQSGAASAQAAMATPSARTATASLFGLLPAEKGGQRIVLPAADRDGVIARYLYTPSIAGGLGAAEIGLDRARLGETQILLFRKVGNRVFAEFENLRFRALNGDTGEEQAVLRSFSGSPIWSGDIVSEDGNGITVDLSGLLMRDAFDVAGRLKATKAGTYKVATNLSYVDAAQTLAFPDNVEFETALTFTSDDPSRAIERVLPDARALTVRVHHSFIRLPDDHFQTRAHDPRTGTSVQVIRNNYAAALNEPIVTRLVRRFRLEKVNPNAERSRVKKPIIFYVDRAAPKAIRTALMEGAQWWAQAFDAAGFTDAFRVEELPANVNPMDARHNVVAWIHRETRAWSTGTTIVDPRTGEIVRGVVQLGSLRAWQDKLIFEGLVGAAKEGTGGPDDPIQLARARLRQLAVHEVGHALGLSHNFAGSTFENRASVMDYPAPRVGIRDGALDLSDAYATGVGAWDRFAIDWLYCQFPAGTNEKAALDAMARAAQAKGYRFVADGDTRGDGDAQPWGNMWDDGADAAAQLDHILAVRKIALDRFGLDNLPAGAAAADLRRMIVPIYLFHRYQVTAASKLIGGVDYAYAVKGDGHEQALPVDATQQRAALHALLATLDPATLDLPDRLIPLLSSIQSGTPDRQSEIELLPGRTAAAFDWARAAEVAADASLIALLAPERLNRLVAQQASDPGQLSLDELLGALDDRVTTAASSGRRTEIARQIRARYALRLLSLADDKGLSSTAIAIVRAHMQSLAGRLGKRGGSPADSAHNQYLVAMLTASPEERAKRAEPIAPPPPIPPGAPIGSDAECWFCMPTAPVTEE; this is translated from the coding sequence ATGAAAGCCGTACGCGCCCTCCCCCTTGTTGCCCTGATGATCCTGAGCGCCCAGAGCGGCGCGGCGTCTGCCCAGGCGGCGATGGCTACTCCATCTGCCAGGACAGCAACCGCCAGCCTGTTCGGGCTGCTACCGGCGGAAAAGGGCGGTCAGCGCATAGTGTTGCCCGCCGCCGACCGGGACGGCGTAATCGCCCGCTATCTTTATACCCCGTCTATCGCCGGGGGCCTTGGCGCAGCGGAGATCGGTCTGGATCGCGCGCGGCTGGGCGAGACGCAGATTCTATTGTTCCGCAAGGTCGGCAACCGCGTGTTTGCAGAGTTCGAAAATCTGCGCTTCCGTGCGCTCAACGGCGATACGGGCGAGGAACAGGCGGTGCTCCGCTCCTTTTCCGGATCGCCGATCTGGTCGGGCGATATCGTCAGCGAGGATGGCAACGGAATCACTGTCGACCTGTCCGGTTTGTTGATGCGTGACGCCTTCGACGTCGCCGGACGGCTGAAGGCAACCAAGGCAGGCACCTACAAGGTCGCGACAAACCTGAGCTATGTCGACGCCGCGCAGACATTGGCTTTCCCGGACAATGTGGAGTTCGAGACGGCCCTGACCTTCACCAGCGACGATCCCAGCCGTGCGATCGAACGCGTGCTGCCCGATGCGCGCGCGCTGACCGTGCGGGTGCATCATAGTTTCATCCGCCTGCCCGACGATCATTTCCAGACCCGCGCGCACGACCCGCGCACCGGCACGTCGGTCCAGGTCATCCGCAACAATTATGCCGCCGCGCTGAACGAACCGATCGTCACTCGGCTGGTGCGACGCTTCCGGCTGGAAAAGGTCAATCCAAACGCGGAACGTTCGCGCGTGAAGAAGCCGATCATTTTCTACGTCGATCGTGCCGCCCCCAAGGCGATCCGCACCGCGTTGATGGAAGGCGCGCAGTGGTGGGCGCAGGCCTTCGACGCGGCCGGTTTCACCGATGCCTTTCGGGTCGAGGAACTGCCCGCCAACGTCAATCCGATGGATGCGCGCCACAATGTCGTCGCATGGATTCATCGCGAGACGCGCGCCTGGTCCACCGGCACGACGATCGTCGATCCCCGCACCGGCGAAATCGTACGAGGCGTGGTGCAACTGGGGTCACTGCGCGCCTGGCAGGACAAGCTGATCTTCGAAGGGCTGGTCGGCGCAGCGAAGGAAGGCACCGGCGGGCCGGACGATCCGATCCAGCTTGCGCGTGCGCGACTGCGCCAGCTTGCCGTGCATGAAGTGGGTCATGCGCTCGGCCTCTCCCATAATTTTGCCGGGTCCACCTTCGAGAACCGAGCGTCGGTGATGGACTATCCCGCGCCGCGCGTCGGCATTCGCGACGGGGCGCTCGACCTGTCGGACGCCTATGCGACGGGTGTCGGTGCCTGGGACAGGTTTGCGATCGACTGGCTTTACTGCCAGTTCCCCGCAGGCACCAACGAGAAAGCAGCGCTCGACGCCATGGCGCGTGCGGCGCAGGCCAAGGGCTATCGCTTTGTCGCCGATGGCGACACGCGCGGCGATGGCGATGCCCAGCCCTGGGGCAATATGTGGGATGACGGGGCGGATGCCGCCGCGCAACTGGACCACATACTGGCCGTGCGCAAAATCGCGCTTGATCGGTTCGGCCTCGACAATTTGCCTGCGGGTGCGGCGGCGGCTGACCTGCGCCGCATGATCGTGCCCATCTATCTTTTCCACCGCTATCAAGTGACGGCTGCCTCCAAGTTGATCGGCGGAGTCGATTACGCCTATGCAGTGAAGGGCGATGGTCATGAGCAAGCGCTGCCAGTCGATGCCACGCAACAGCGCGCCGCGCTCCACGCCTTGCTGGCTACGCTTGATCCTGCGACGCTCGATCTGCCCGATCGGTTGATCCCACTGCTCTCCTCGATCCAGTCGGGTACGCCCGACCGCCAGAGCGAGATCGAACTGCTGCCCGGCCGCACCGCCGCCGCCTTCGATTGGGCGCGCGCGGCCGAGGTCGCCGCGGACGCAAGCCTGATCGCGCTGCTCGCGCCCGAGCGACTCAACCGGTTGGTGGCGCAGCAGGCCTCCGATCCCGGCCAGCTATCGCTGGACGAACTGCTCGGCGCGCTCGACGATCGGGTCACGACAGCGGCATCGAGCGGGCGCCGAACGGAAATCGCACGGCAGATCCGCGCCCGCTATGCGCTGCGCCTCCTCTCCCTGGCCGATGACAAGGGCCTGTCCTCGACCGCGATCGCGATCGTGCGGGCGCACATGCAGAGCCTTGCCGGCCGTCTCGGCAAACGCGGCGGCAGCCCGGCCGACAGCGCGCACAACCAGTATCTGGTGGCGATGCTCACCGCCTCGCCCGAGGAACGGGCGAAGCGGGCCGAGCCGATCGCACCGCCACCCCCGATCCCGCCGGGCGCGCCGATCGGCAGCGATGCCGAATGCTGGTTCTGTATGCCCACCGCGCCCGTCACCGAAGAATGA